One segment of Syntrophorhabdaceae bacterium DNA contains the following:
- a CDS encoding sulfide-dependent adenosine diphosphate thiazole synthase gives MIDERIVTKAIIERYTEKLLSCLEIDVAVCGAGPSGLVAAYYLAKKGLKTVIFERKLSIGGGMWGGGMMFNEIVVQDEGKAILDEMGIAAKQYKKGYHVADAVECVSGLTYRAMKAGAKIFNLISVEDLVVRKEKVAGVVINWTAVEMASLHVDPLTIMSKFVVDSTGHPLEVVRVLERKMNVRLNTPSGKVEGERSMWADVAETTTLENTQEVFPGLYVAGMSANATFGSYRMGPIFGGMLLSGRKVAELIAKRIK, from the coding sequence TGGCTGTCTGCGGTGCGGGCCCGTCAGGGCTTGTGGCCGCTTATTACCTTGCCAAAAAGGGATTGAAGACAGTGATATTTGAGAGAAAGCTTTCCATCGGCGGCGGCATGTGGGGTGGAGGCATGATGTTTAACGAGATCGTTGTCCAGGATGAGGGAAAAGCGATACTGGATGAGATGGGTATTGCTGCGAAGCAATATAAAAAGGGATACCACGTGGCAGACGCCGTTGAGTGTGTAAGCGGGCTTACATACAGGGCGATGAAGGCAGGGGCAAAGATATTCAACCTTATCAGCGTTGAAGACTTAGTGGTGAGAAAAGAAAAGGTCGCGGGCGTTGTGATCAACTGGACGGCCGTTGAGATGGCATCCCTTCACGTAGATCCCCTTACGATCATGTCGAAATTTGTTGTCGATTCCACGGGCCATCCCTTAGAAGTTGTCAGGGTGCTCGAACGGAAGATGAACGTGCGGCTCAATACCCCTTCAGGAAAGGTGGAGGGAGAGAGGTCCATGTGGGCAGACGTTGCGGAGACGACAACCCTCGAGAACACACAAGAGGTTTTTCCCGGTCTGTATGTCGCGGGCATGAGCGCCAACGCCACCTTTGGCTCTTACAGGATGGGGCCCATCTTCGGCGGTATGCTCCTGTCGGGCAGGAAGGTTGCCGAGCTTATCGCGAAAAGGATCAAATGA